In a single window of the Mesoplodon densirostris isolate mMesDen1 chromosome 16, mMesDen1 primary haplotype, whole genome shotgun sequence genome:
- the VGF gene encoding neurosecretory protein VGF, with protein MKSLRLLAPVLLCFLLLTKGLGAAPPGHPEAQPPPPSSEHKEPVAGDAVLGPKDVSAPEVRAARNSEPQDEGELFQGVDPRALAAVLLQALDRPASPPAPGDSQQRPEEEAAEALLTETVRSQTHSLPAPETQAPAAPPRPQTQENGPEAADPSEELEALASLLQELRDFSPSSAKRQQETAAAETETRTHTLTRVNLESPGPERVWRASWGEFQARVPERAALPPPAPPQFQARTPESGPLPEAHQFREGVSSPKTHLGEALAPLSKAYQGLGAPFTKARRPETSLLGGSEAGERLLQQGLAQVEAGRRQAEATRQAAAQEERLADLASDLLLQYLLQGGARQRGLGGRGLQQEEERETERGQEAAEQERRGGEERAGEEDEEAAEAEAEAEEAERARQNALLFAEEEDGEAGAEDKRSQEETPGHRRKEAEGAEEGGEEEDDDEEMDPQTIDSLIELSTKLHLPADDVVSIIEEVEEKRKRKKNAPPEPVPPPRAAPVPTHARSPQPQPLSPAPARDELPDWNEVLPPWDREEDEVFPPGPYHPFPNYIRPRTLQPPAASRRRHYHHALAPSSHYPDREAQARRAQEQAEAEERRLQEQEELENYIEHVLLRRP; from the coding sequence ATGAAATCGCTCAGGTTGCTGGCTCCTGTCCTCCTCTGCTTCCTTCTACTGACCAAGGGGTTGGGAGCAGCGCCCCCGGGGCACCCTGAGGCTCAGCCACCTCCCCCCAGCTCTGAGCATAAAGAGCCTGTAGCTGGGGATGCAGTGCTCGGGCCGAAGGATGTTAGCGCCCCAGAGGTCCGAGCCGCTAGGAATTCAGAGCCGCAGGACGAGGGAGAGCTTTTCCAGGGCGTGGATCCCCGGGCGCTGGCCGCGGTGCTGCTGCAGGCACTCGACCGCCCGGCCTCGCCCCCAGCGCCTGGCGACTCCCAGCAGCGGCCAGAGGAAGAAGCAGCAGAAGCTCTGCTGACCGAGACCGTGCGCAGCCAGACCCACAGTCTCCCAGCGCCAGAGACCCAGGCGCCCGCGGCCCCGCCTCGCCCTCAGACTCAGGAGAATGGTCCCGAGGCGGCCGACCCCTCCGAGGAGCTCGAGGCGCTGGCTTCCCTGCTTCAGGAACTGCGAGATTTCAGTCCGAGCAGTGCCAAGCGCCAGCAAGAGACGGCGGCAGCAGAGACGGAAACCCGCACGCACACGCTGACCCGAGTCAACCTGGAGAGCCCCGGGCCGGAGCGCGTGTGGCGGGCTTCCTGGGGAGAGTTCCAGGCGCGCGTCCCGGAGCGCGCGGCCCTGCCGCCGCCTGCTCCTCCGCAATTCCAGGCGCGTACGCCCGAGAGCGGTCCCCTTCCCGAAGCCCACCAGTTCAGGGAAGGAGTGtcctcccccaaaacacaccTAGGTGAGGCACTGGCACCCTTGTCCAAGGCGTACCAAGGCCTGGGCGCTCCCTTTACCAAGGCGCGCCGGCCGGAGACCTCACTCCTGGGCGGCTCTGAGGCGGGAGAGCGCCTTCTACAGCAAGGGCTGGCGCAGGTGGAAgccgggcggcggcaggcggagGCCACACGGCAGGCCGCGGCCCAGGAAGAGCGGCTGGCCGACCTCGCCTCCGACCTGCTGCTCCAGTATTTGCTGCAGGGCGGGGCTCGGCAGCGCGGCCTTGGGGGTCGGGGGCTGCAGCAGGAGGAGGAGCGAGAGACCGAGAGGGGGCAGGAGGCGGCGGAGCAGGAGAGACGCGGCGGGGAGGAGAGGGCGGGGGAAGAGGATGAGGAGgcggcggaggcggaggcggaggcggaggagGCGGAGAGGGCGCGACAGAACGCGCTACTGTTCGCCGAGGAGGAGGACGGGGAAGCCGGAGCCGAAGACAAGCGCTCCCAGGAGGAGACGCCCGGCCACCGACGAAAGGAGGCCGAGGGGGCAGAGGagggcggggaggaggaggacgaCGACGAAGAGATGGACCCGCAGACAATCGATAGTCTCATTGAGCTGTCCACCAAACTCCACCTGCCAGCGGACGACGTGGTCAGCATCATCGAGGAGGTGGAAGAGAAGCGGAAGCGGAAGAAGAACGCCCCTCCCGAGCCTGTGCCGCCCCCCCGGGCCGCCCCCGTCCCCACTCACGCCCGCTccccgcagccccagcccctgtccCCCGCCCCGGCTCGGGACGAGCTGCCCGACTGGAACGAGGTGCTCCCGCCCTGGGATCGGGAGGAGGACGAGGTGTTTCCGCCGGGGCCCTACCACCCTTTTCCCAACTACATCCGGCCGCGAACACTGCAGCCACCCGCTGCCTCGCGCCGCCGCCACTACCACCACGCCCTGGCGCCTTCGAGCCACTATCCCGACAGGGAGGCCCAGGCGCGGCGCGCTCAGGAGCAGGCGGAGGCAGAGGAGCGCCGGCTGCAGGAGCAGGAGGAGCTGGAGAATTACATCGAACACGTGCTGCTCAGGCGCCCGTga